The Strix uralensis isolate ZFMK-TIS-50842 chromosome 23, bStrUra1, whole genome shotgun sequence genome has a segment encoding these proteins:
- the MIIP gene encoding migration and invasion-inhibitory protein isoform X1 translates to MSDTPQCSNSFHLSSGFTGKCFHRMELEHLKRLRQASQDLLQRLQMKQEEIRKRLPRKPLFPASLRNRTATERSVPLPKRGVCVVSVLEVLASKPTLSDRQQLCLWKGEKENQVDAVKSTADPATLVSLEPRAYAARAALCSSLKHTSNDRGVQQQQPKMQEAVGLDSSFPGKEKNVMPVSAVIMCGRESSRVDRDGCARGSPEKESFLLGHGENRAQSTLLHGFHEKKQLKGHLEPSLSRIQSEQTSKQHVVIREPIIHKSVLLTSPSKELKKQAGHVAFQSDPEECTIPVSSWAVRPFLGYDWIAGLLDTKSSVAEKSDQYFAELHEFRQANKEACIDEQHLEPKALDYIVPEQEPDLINSSHKCVYCYRLNQRLFTVPLDSESVCLMCKIPRTHQPPEILEEPAYVRVSVPRSTLMPAYKYKAHRRKSFEPADDLALPSHCLAGWENTIPSSNPTLSSLDLRASLEEKPSHHPRLNSVSRVSGGTGTDQLLNLTHLTRFRFSSASQQREQTRPGHYRAAPNLNLTASTL, encoded by the exons ATGAGCGACACTCCTCAATGTTCCAACAGCT TTCACCTTTCCTCTGGctttacaggaaaatgttttcataggATGGAGTTAGAGCACCTGAAGAGGCTGCGTCAGGCCAGCCAGGACCTTCTACAAAGGCTCCAAATGAAGCAGGAAGAGATCAGAAAAAGACTTCCCAGGAAGCCGCTCTTTCCAGCATCTCTTCGTAATAGAACAGCTACTGAGAGATCTGTCCCCTTGCCCAAGAGAGGGGTATGTGTTGTGTCTGTGCTAGAAGTGCTGGCAAGCAAACCGACATTGTCTGataggcagcagctctgcctatGGAAGGGTGAG aaggaaaatcaGGTCGATGCTGTGAAGTCTACAGCTGATCCTGCAACGTTGGTGTCTCTGGAACCTAGAGCTTACGCAGCCAGGGCAGCCCTCTGTTCATCTCTTAAACACACCAGCAATGACAGAGGAGtacagcaacaacaaccgaaGATGCAGGAAGCAGTAGGTTTGGATTCCAGCtttcctggaaaagagaagaatgttATGCCAGTGTCTGCAGTCATTATGTGTGGCAGAGAATCCTCCAGAGTGGATAGGGATGGCTGTGCTCGAGGAAGTCCAGAGAAGGAATCCTTCCTTCTGGGACATGGAGAGAACAGAGCACAGTCCACTCTGCTGCATGGTTTCCATGAGAAAAAACAGCTTAAGGGTCATCTGGAGCCATCACTGAGCAGAATACAAAGCGAACAGACCAGCAAGCAGCATGTCGTCATTAGAGAGCCCATAATCCATAAATCAGTCTTGCTGACATCTCCATCCAAAGAGTTGAAG AAGCAAGCTGGTCATGTGGCGTTTCAGTCTGACCCTGAAGAATGTACCATACCTGTGAGCAGCTGGGCCGTGCGTCCTTTTCTGGGCTATGACTGGATTGCAG GGCTCCTGGATACAAAATCTTCAGTAGCAGAAAAATCTGACCAATACTTTGCTGAGCTGCATGAGTTCCGACAGGCCAATAAAGAAGCGTGTATTGATGAGCAGCACCTGGA GCCCAAGGCTCTGGATTACATAGTTCCTGAACAAGAACCAGATTTGATAAACAGTTCCCATAAGT GTGTTTACTGTTACCGATTAAACCAGCGCCTCTTCACTGTCCCTCTGGATTCAGAATCTGTCTGCCTCATGTGTAAGATCCCACGTACTCACCAGCCCCCAGAGATACTGGAAGAGCCAGCCTATGTCAG GGTCAGCGTTCCCAGGTCTACTCTTATGCCTGCCTACAAATACAAAGCCCATCGCAGGAAGAGCTTCGAACCGGCAGACGACCTGGCATTACCTTCA CATTGCCTGGCCGGCTGGGAAAATACCATCCCTTCCAGCAACCCCACGCTCAGCAGTTTGGATCTGCGAGCTTCACTGGAAGAGAAGCCGTCTCACCATCCTCGCCTG AACTCGGTGTCCAGAGTGTCAGGAGGAACCGGAACTGACCAGCTTCTGAACCTGACCCACTTGACACGCTTCAGATTTAGCAGTGCTTCTCAGCAGAGGGAGCAAACCAGACCTGGACACTACAGAGCAGCTCCAAATTTAAATCTGACTGCCTCAACTCTGTGA
- the MIIP gene encoding migration and invasion-inhibitory protein isoform X2 encodes MPGEAGRAQPRRCENGWPGAFLGNPGGDWSEGGGAPAAGAERRGAGKCFHRMELEHLKRLRQASQDLLQRLQMKQEEIRKRLPRKPLFPASLRNRTATERSVPLPKRGKENQVDAVKSTADPATLVSLEPRAYAARAALCSSLKHTSNDRGVQQQQPKMQEAVGLDSSFPGKEKNVMPVSAVIMCGRESSRVDRDGCARGSPEKESFLLGHGENRAQSTLLHGFHEKKQLKGHLEPSLSRIQSEQTSKQHVVIREPIIHKSVLLTSPSKELKKQAGHVAFQSDPEECTIPVSSWAVRPFLGYDWIAGLLDTKSSVAEKSDQYFAELHEFRQANKEACIDEQHLEPKALDYIVPEQEPDLINSSHKCVYCYRLNQRLFTVPLDSESVCLMCKIPRTHQPPEILEEPAYVRVSVPRSTLMPAYKYKAHRRKSFEPADDLALPSHCLAGWENTIPSSNPTLSSLDLRASLEEKPSHHPRLNSVSRVSGGTGTDQLLNLTHLTRFRFSSASQQREQTRPGHYRAAPNLNLTASTL; translated from the exons ATGCCGGGAGAGGCGGGGCGGGCCCAACCGCGCCGATGCGAGAACGGCTGGCCCGGGGCCTTCCTGGGGAATCCCGGTGGCGACTGGAGCGAGGGCGGGGGTGCCCCGGccgcgggagcggagcggcgcggcgcaG gaaaatgttttcataggATGGAGTTAGAGCACCTGAAGAGGCTGCGTCAGGCCAGCCAGGACCTTCTACAAAGGCTCCAAATGAAGCAGGAAGAGATCAGAAAAAGACTTCCCAGGAAGCCGCTCTTTCCAGCATCTCTTCGTAATAGAACAGCTACTGAGAGATCTGTCCCCTTGCCCAAGAGAGGG aaggaaaatcaGGTCGATGCTGTGAAGTCTACAGCTGATCCTGCAACGTTGGTGTCTCTGGAACCTAGAGCTTACGCAGCCAGGGCAGCCCTCTGTTCATCTCTTAAACACACCAGCAATGACAGAGGAGtacagcaacaacaaccgaaGATGCAGGAAGCAGTAGGTTTGGATTCCAGCtttcctggaaaagagaagaatgttATGCCAGTGTCTGCAGTCATTATGTGTGGCAGAGAATCCTCCAGAGTGGATAGGGATGGCTGTGCTCGAGGAAGTCCAGAGAAGGAATCCTTCCTTCTGGGACATGGAGAGAACAGAGCACAGTCCACTCTGCTGCATGGTTTCCATGAGAAAAAACAGCTTAAGGGTCATCTGGAGCCATCACTGAGCAGAATACAAAGCGAACAGACCAGCAAGCAGCATGTCGTCATTAGAGAGCCCATAATCCATAAATCAGTCTTGCTGACATCTCCATCCAAAGAGTTGAAG AAGCAAGCTGGTCATGTGGCGTTTCAGTCTGACCCTGAAGAATGTACCATACCTGTGAGCAGCTGGGCCGTGCGTCCTTTTCTGGGCTATGACTGGATTGCAG GGCTCCTGGATACAAAATCTTCAGTAGCAGAAAAATCTGACCAATACTTTGCTGAGCTGCATGAGTTCCGACAGGCCAATAAAGAAGCGTGTATTGATGAGCAGCACCTGGA GCCCAAGGCTCTGGATTACATAGTTCCTGAACAAGAACCAGATTTGATAAACAGTTCCCATAAGT GTGTTTACTGTTACCGATTAAACCAGCGCCTCTTCACTGTCCCTCTGGATTCAGAATCTGTCTGCCTCATGTGTAAGATCCCACGTACTCACCAGCCCCCAGAGATACTGGAAGAGCCAGCCTATGTCAG GGTCAGCGTTCCCAGGTCTACTCTTATGCCTGCCTACAAATACAAAGCCCATCGCAGGAAGAGCTTCGAACCGGCAGACGACCTGGCATTACCTTCA CATTGCCTGGCCGGCTGGGAAAATACCATCCCTTCCAGCAACCCCACGCTCAGCAGTTTGGATCTGCGAGCTTCACTGGAAGAGAAGCCGTCTCACCATCCTCGCCTG AACTCGGTGTCCAGAGTGTCAGGAGGAACCGGAACTGACCAGCTTCTGAACCTGACCCACTTGACACGCTTCAGATTTAGCAGTGCTTCTCAGCAGAGGGAGCAAACCAGACCTGGACACTACAGAGCAGCTCCAAATTTAAATCTGACTGCCTCAACTCTGTGA